A genomic stretch from Mycosarcoma maydis chromosome 3, whole genome shotgun sequence includes:
- a CDS encoding uncharacterized protein (related to PPR1 - Zinc finger transcription factor) translates to MPAEVHAATTLSGQADVYSSSASKSDDFNMQATPAKAAAIGRSSGKQGSASCAPETSGCSPSSTTSRQADHDRKPDSEAKVLKESDKSKDKQRETRLPACEACRTRKVKCDALLPACTPCQKSGRECFGRDKAPNVSRGLVYELQQKVKDLEGRLALASSGLAFSGSSNAHADAGSDHASASGSRSSRFENPPAKRPRRGRNGRPSLNNDTQSDESDEGSTSSSSSAAATTASDSTSSSPNPTDPSPNDFIQQTSTILESLSSDLAGSAHRHAQQTSDKSSTQMLDNDEACVLAALTRHHKDRTKSPHRLKRRSSSNASKYRDEASSYFSASSSRLKDASTSHHLKSRSRPGRMGTISTYERTFFDRLIARYLTYMNTSLSVINEVRMWEIAAMVYQDDERSRMGALSMGSHNSMAPPPLPPSPAIDRMTLSRHRYVVLMSLAIALASLGRSHNFSPELRRLGHQYWAEAQALYPVVFRINDLGKLRASLLQLQYALLVPTSGSVWELSGAAMRLVTELNLQVDREYDTAANAPFTQETIDMRRRLFWTTYCLDRSLAVALARPPGLSDAWIHVQLPSLVSDAELVRSHSEASDSIQSGQARTDAQKDIFRAHINLRRIQSEILCRLHSVNPRDYSLDNDGVHACQSPRDRPSLALVMEVGPPTPNVEWQTRMMDKLVEWRSEYDRIRFATPCVEKRQLNEGVSSTASPFITRDWIDLNHNLTISLLFRPSPNNPRPDSFGLQQAFMASGRAMKIYKSMHRSCTINFPWLATHHLFISGLTHLNALEKLTRTGVASPSPVVEVVFNVQSCASTLEALTTRDGGYGTRIRDTFDAAASAVLRSVLEPTGAGKSADTTAGSELASSVEDLMRGSAASSMARHVHATLGETRRASSHQEALLHVAQQQHHPTWLSDSTWNSINALEAAPPPGSTIFVAAPPRTARFGTPGHSLVPTLSERTTQTTRMQGAVTNSTLGALEPGVAHTSPRAFGIHAPYASGLSTSIPFGNSDALHVDSGATSLVADTKSKDNATLCTVETGSADRTSTSTFGFHNWLLQPYEGGADVGEINVAPGVTSTAFGTAENALAFTSSASSYAGVLPFSSVYPDTDAVAGQQPRPTTGDAEKMTHTEALAWLDILSMMPPTAAPAAAGAKASPSAGTRRAKR, encoded by the coding sequence CGGCATGCGAAGCATGCAGAACTCGCAAAGTCAAATGCGATGCGCTGCTACCGGCTTGTACGCCCTGTCAGAAGTCAGGCCGTGAGTGCTTTGGTCGCGACAAGGCGCCCAACGTTTCCCGCGGCCTCGTGTACGAGTTACAGCAGAAGGTAAAGGATCTCGAGGGCCGACTTGCTCTGGCGTCATCGGGGCTCGCTTTCAGTGGCTCGTCGAACGCCCatgctgatgctggcaGCGACCATGCCAGTGCGAGTGGCAGTCGAAGCTCTCGTTTTGAAAACCCTCCTGCAAAACGTCCAAGGCGTGGCCGAAACGGACGACCAAGCTTGAACAATGACACACAAAGCGACGAAAGTGACGAGGGCtcgacatcatcatcgtcatcagcagcagcaacaacagcatcagATAGCACGTCTTCCTCACCAAATCCGACGGATCCTTCGCCTAATGACTTTATCCAACAAACCAGCACGATTCTCGAGAGTCTGTCCTCGGATCTCGCTGGATCTGCTCATCGGCATGCACAACAAACCTCGGACAAATCTTCGACACAGATGCTGGACAATGACGAAGCTTGCGTGCTCGCAGCTCTTACTAGACATCACAAAGATCGCACAAAGTCGCCGCATAGGCTCAAGCGCCGATCGTCGTCCAATGCGTCCAAGTATCGAGACGAGGCGAGCTCGTACttttcggcttcgtcgtcgcgGCTCAAAGATGCATCGACGTCACATCACTTGAAATCGAGATCGCGTCCAGGCCGCATGGGAACCATCTCGACGTACGAGCGTACGTTTTTCGATCGACTCATTGCAAGGTACCTCACCTACATGAACACGTCGCTTTCCGTGATCAACGAAGTGCGAATGTGGGAGATCGCAGCGATGGTGTATCAGGACGATGAGCGATCACGTATGGGCGCGCTGTCCATGGGATCGCACAATAGCATGGCTCCGCCGCCACTACCGCCTTCGCCCGCGATTGATCGCATGACGCTGTCGAGGCATCGATATGTGGTTCTCATGTCGTTGGCCATCGCATTGGCGTCTCTCGGCCGCTCACACAACTTCAGCCCCGAACTGCGTCGGCTCGGACATCAATACTGGGCGGAAGCGCAGGCGCTCTACCCCGTCGTGTTCCGGATCAACGATCTGGGCAAGTTGCGTGCTTcgttgctgcagctgcagtaCGCCCTTCTCGTGCCGACGTCTGGCAGCGTGTGGGAGCTGAGTGGTGCTGCGATGCGGCTTGTCACAGAACTCAATCTGCAAGTGGATCGGGAATACGATACCGCCGCTAACGCGCCTTTCACGCAGGAAACCATCGATATGCGCCGGAGATTGTTCTGGACAACGTACTGTCTGGATCGGAGCTTGGCAGTGGCGCTCGCACGACCTCCGGGTCTGTCGGATGCTTGGATTCATGTTCAGCTGCCCAGCTTGGTGTCCGACGCTGAACTGGTGCGTTCACACAGCGAGGCAAGCGATTCGATACAGTCGGGCCAGGCGCGGACGGATGCGCAGAAAGACATCTTTCGTGCTCACATCAACCTGCGACGCATCCAGTCCGAAATTCTGTGTCGGCTTCACAGTGTCAATCCACGCGATTATTCGCTCGACAACGACGGTGTTCACGCTTGCCAATCGCCTCGGGATCGGCCGTCGCTTGCGTTGGTGATGGAGGTAGGACCTCCGACGCCCAATGTTGAGTGGCAGACACGCATGATGGATaagctggtcgagtggAGATCCGAATACGACCGTATACGCTTCGCTACTCCTTGCGTCGAAAAACGTCAGCTGAACGAAGGTGTCAGCTCGACCGCTTCGCCGTTCATCACACGCGACTGGATCGACCTGAACCACAACCTGACCATCTCGTTGCTCTTCCGTCCTTCGCCCAACAATCCTCGTCCCGACTCGTTCGGTCTGCAACAAGCATTCATGGCGTCTGGCCGCGCCATGAAGATCTACAAGAGCATGCATCGTAGCTGCACGATCAACTTTCCCTGGCTTGCCACGCATCATCTGTTCATCTCGGGTCTGACGCATCTCAATGCCTTGGAGAAGCTGACGCGGACAGGCGTCGCGAGTCCAAGCCCGGTAGTGGAGGTGGTGTTCAATGTGCAGAGTTGCGCTTCGACGTTGGAAGCGCTTACAACAAGGGATGGTGGATATGGAACGAGGATCAGAGATACATTTGATGCTGCGGCTTCGGCAGTGTTGAGGTCGGTGCTGGAGCCTACAGGCGCTGGCAAGTCTGCGGACACGACGGCTGGATCCGAGCTGGCATCGTCGGTGGAAGATCTCATGCGCGGATCGGCTGCGAGTTCGATGGCAAGGCATGTACATGCAACTCTcggcgagacgagacgtGCTTCGAGCCATCAggaagcgctgctgcatgtggcgcagcaacagcaccatCCCACATGGCTGTCGGATTCGACGTGGAACTCGATCAACGCGCTCGAGGCTGCACCTCCTCCTGGGTCGACCATCTTTGTCGCTGCTCCGCCGAGGACGGCGCGATTCGGCACTCCTGGGCACAGCTTGGTGCCTACGCTGAGCGAACGCACAACGCAGACAACACGCATGCAGGGCGCAGTGACCAACTCGACGTTAGGTGCACTTGAGCCTGGCGTCGCGCATACCTCGCCGAGAGCATTTGGCATACACGCACCGTATGCATCTGGTCTCTCGACGAGTATTCCATTTGGCAACAGCGACGCTTTGCATGTTGACAGCGgcgcgacgagcttggttgCGGACACGAAATCGAAAGACAACGCCACACTTTGCACTGTTGAGACGGGCTCGGCAGATCGGACCTCGACGTCAACGTTCGGGTTCCACAATTGGCTCCTCCAGCCGTACGAAGGTGGAGCCGACGTTGGCGAGATCAACGTCGCTCCTGGCGTCACTAGCACTGCGTTCGGCACTGCGGAAAACGCGTTGGCGTTCActtcgtcggcgtcgtcgtacGCCGGTGTGCTCCCGTTTTCGTCCGTCTACCCCGACACAGATGCCGTGGCGGGACAGCAGCCTAGGCCGACTACGGGAGACGCAGAAAAGATGACGCACACCGAagctttggcttggctggATATCCTGTCCATGATGCCGCCCACGGCTGCGCCCGCGGCTGCGGGCGCCAAGGCGTCGCCCAGTGCCGGCACACGCCGTGCCAAACGATGA
- a CDS encoding uncharacterized protein (related to acid phosphatase ACP2 precursor), which yields MSKLDQQQASSVLTDSTADPSTTTPESIPFTAGIPMASAVSNAGAGAAGPGLGWKDPPKGLELAQVHYLVRHGERTPVRSRLTHIFPEKWNLCRAGREFDACVLELSSTQNSIPPFEVGQVPPGKTATMYSSIMRMRRSVETESSISGHASKDEQGECMLGELTDLGRLSTLRFGRELRSLYVDRLGFLPPLLTSKDSDALYFRSTNMGRTIESLEQVIRGLHSNDVQSRTEDQFIPKVLVRNGTDENLLPNTYGCSRLGALDRAFADATARLLNPSLEQFDSQLESVAGFKPRVDGRPRLNGIVDTVKAAQAHGFPMPAALSEPRMMRKFEDAIVAEWFSGYNAADPEQRSEFRRLAMGRLVNDLAKRMSSRAQNGQQDPLKFAVYATHDTALAGLLNTLDCFDGRWPKFTASVGVELFRDTSTTPSMLSRLQSLVGLRSAQQPHYVRVRYGDRDMKLPACAAKDKHYQGRPELCTLQAFMGIAQSLQHPKGWTWEQQCAVGQGPKSSK from the coding sequence ATGTCCAAATTAGATCAGCAACAAGCATCTTCCGTCTTGACCGACTCCACCGCCGAcccatccaccaccactcCCGAATCCATACCTTTCACAGCGGGCATCCCCATGGCCTCAGCCGTTTCCAAcgctggcgctggcgctgctggcccCGGACTCGGCTGGAAGGACCCGCCCAAAggcctcgagctcgcccAGGTTCACTACCTCGTTCGCCACGGCGAAAGAACACCGGTACGATCTCGTCTCACACACATTTTTCCGGAAAAGTGGAACTTATGTCGTGCGGGACGTGAGTTTGATGCCTGCGTGCTCGAACTGTCATCGACGCAAAACTCGATCCCGCCGTTCGAGGTAGGTCAGGTGCCCCCAGGCAAGACGGCTACCATGTACAGCAGCATAATGCGAATGCGTCGCAGTGTCGAGACCGAATCTTCCATATCAGGGCATGCCTCAAAGGATGAGCAAGGCGAATGCATGCTCGGCGAACTCACCGACCTTGGTCGTCTTTCTACGCTTCGCTTTGGTCGCGAACTGCGCAGCCTCTACGTCGACCGTCTCGGCTTCTTGCCTCCCCTTCTCACCAGCAAGGACAGCGATGCGCTCTACTTTCGCAGCACCAACATGGGCCGCACCATAGAGAGTCTGGAACAAGTGATTCGAGGACTCCACTCGAATGATGTTCAATCCAGAACAGAAGACCAATTCATCCCAAAGGTACTCGTCCGCAACGGCACCGATGAGAATCTTCTGCCCAACACCTATGGCTGCTCTCGGCTTGGTGCGCTGGATAGGGCGTTTGCGGATGCCACTGCACGCCTTCTGAATCCTTCGCTCGAGCAGTTTGATAGCCAGTTGGAATCCGTAGCCGGCTTCAAGCCACGCGTCGATGGTCGACCTCGTCTGAacggcatcgtcgacacGGTCAAGGCGGCACAAGCGCACGGCTTCCCGATGCCAGCCGCGCTCTCGGAGCCTCGCATGATGCGCAAGTTTGAAGATGCCATCGTGGCCGAATGGTTCTCGGGATACAATGCTGCCGACCCCGAACAGAGGAGCGAGTTCCGCCGTCTGGCTATGGGTCGGCTCGTCAATGACTTGGCCAAGCGCATGTCGTCACGCGCACAAAATGGCCAGCAGGATCCGCTCAAGTTTGCCGTCTATGCGACGCACGACACAGCCCTGGCTGGACTGCTAAACACACTCGACTGCTTTGATGGTCGCTGGCCCAAGTTCACTGCTTCAGTGGGTGTGGAACTCTTCCGCGATACCTCGACTACACCGTCCATGTTGAGCCGATTGCAGAGCCTCGTTGGTCTCAGATCGGCGCAGCAACCGCACTATGTGCGAGTTCGATATGGTGACCGTGACATGAAGCTGCCAGCGTGCGCTGCTAAGGATAAGCACTACCAAGGCAGGCCAGAGCTGTGCACGCTCCAAGCTTTCATGGGCATCGCCCAGTCGCTGCAACATCCTAAAGGCTGGACTTGGGAGCAGCAATGCGCTGTAGGTCAAGGACCAAAGTCTTCCAAGTAG
- a CDS encoding methionine aminopeptidase MAP1 (related to MAP1 - methionine aminopeptidase) — translation MPPTATNQGSSDDKAAASTSTFDPFAHIRSFKYSGSLKAVYPLSPKPKIPPSIRRPNYAREGFLESRNIKVNNKADQDGVRKAAALAREVLEIAAAHAKPGVTTDELDKIVFAEAIKRDCYPSPLGYHGYPKSVCTSINEVICHGIPDQRPLEDGDILNLDVTLFHKGYHGDLNATFPVGKKAEDDAESMKLIRVARECLDAAINICGPGVPYGEIGRVIQPLAESQGCAVVKNYTGHGISNCFHAAPTVYHHATKKSYGIMKPGHIFTIEPMLNLGTEWRDLSWPDDWTVATVDGARSAAAEETLLITETGVEILTAKGGPRHIDTTERRKLLEQQIKSREERKKRRKLDNGGASTPVSDTATETPAPENTNVTTKIASGPAVPES, via the exons ATGCCGCCAACAGCTACCAATCagggcagcagcgacgataaagctgctgccagcaCGTCCACTTTCGATCCATTCGCCCATATTCGAAGCTTCAAGTACTCGGGCTCGCTCAAGGCGGTCTATCCTTTGAGTCCCAAACCCAAGATTCCGCCATCGATTCGAAGACCCAACTACGCCAGGGAAGGG TTCCTCGAGTCAAGAAACATAAAGGTCAACAACAAGGCCGATCAGGACGGCGTGAGgaaagctgctgca CTTGCCCGTGAGGTTCTCGAGATTGCTGCGGCCCATGCCAAGCCCGGCGTGACAACCGATGAGCTGGACAAGATTGTGTTTGCCGAGGCGATCAAGCGCGACTGTTATCCGAGTCCACTGGGCTATCACGGCTACCCCAAGAGTGTCTGCAC CTCCATCAACGAAGTCATCTGCCATGGCATCCCTGATCAGCGACCTCTGGAGGATGGTGATATCCTCAACCTCGATGTCACGCTTTTCCACAAGGGCTACCACGGAGATCTGAATGCTACGTTCCCCGTCGGCAAGAAGGCGgaagacgatgccgagTCGATGAAACTCATCCGAGTGGCTAGAGAGTGTCTTGATGCTGCTATCAACATTTGTGGACCTGGCGTACCCTACGGCGAGATAGGTCGTGTCATCCAGCCGCTCGCAGAATCTCAGGGCTGCGCCGTGGTCAAGAATTACACCGGCCACGGCATTTCGAACTGCTTCCACGCAGCACCGACTGTCTACCACCACGCCACCAAGAAGAGCTACGGCATCATGAAACCAGGCCACATCTTCACCATCGAGCCAATGCTCAACCTAGGCACCGAGTGGAGAGATCTCTCATGGCCGGATGACTGGACTGTAGCCACTGTCGACGGCGCacgatcagcagctgccgaagAAACGCTCCTCATCACCGAGACTGGTGTCGAGATCCTCACCGCCAAAGGCGGTCCGCGACACATTGATACCACCGAGCGacgcaagctgctcgaacagcagatcaagtcgagagaggagaggaagaagcgaCGAAAACTCGATAACGGTGGTGCCAGCACGCCGGTTTCGGACACTGCGACAGAAACACCAGCCCCCGAAAACACCAACGTAACCACGAAAATCGCTTCTGGTCCTGCTGTTCCAGAGAGCTGA
- a CDS encoding uncharacterized protein (related to SPC1 - signal peptidase 10.8 kDa subunit): MEAVRKLIDGHIDFQGQRLADRIMQEGLVLGATVAFLLGYLTQNMQLCMLTFAASTLVVALVTVPAWPMYKKHHVKWLPSSSSSTS; this comes from the exons ATGGAGGCCGTGCGCAAGTTGATCGATGGTCACATT GACTTTCAAGGTCAACGTTTGGCCGATCGGATCATGCAGGAGGGTCTCGTTCTAGGCGCTACAGTAGCGTTCTTGCTGGGATACTTGACACAGAACATGCAGCTTTGCATGCTAACGTTTGCTGCGAGCACGTTGGTTGTTGCTCTGGTAA CCGTCCCCGCTTGGCCAATGTACAAAAAACACCATGTCAAATGGCTCccttcttcgtcctcgtctaCGTCTTGA
- a CDS encoding uncharacterized protein (related to 3-oxoacyl-(acyl carrier protein) reductase) — MSQRVSQIAGHLSGPAPLLKGQVAIITGAGQGIGEATAKLFASHGAHVVVSDLDAKKAQDVAAQITKSGGSAIALAGNVMDKDFGERVVKAAVDKWGKLNIIVNNAGFTADKMAHTTDDATFQLMLDCHITAPFRIIRAAAPYFRIKDESKRENMAIVNVSSTSGTHGNVGQVNYSAAKSGVLGLTKTMCKEWGPFGVRVNCVAFGWINTRLTQAKEAGASIEIDGKKIALGIPGRPTGGDSKQQSVTAVADIPLRRPGDAEEAAASILFLASPLASYVSGQILEVTGGRGI; from the coding sequence CTGCCCCGCTTCTCAAGGGCCAGGTTGCCATCATCACTGGTGCCGGTCAGGGCATCGGCGAGGCCACTGCAAAGCTGTTCGCTAGCCACGGCGCTCACGTTGTCGTCTCGGATCTCGACGCTAAAAAGGCACAGGATGTAGCCGCTCAGATCACCAAGTCTGGCGGAAGTGCAATCGCTCTGGCTGGCAACGTAATGGACAAGGACTTTGGCGAGCGTGTGGTCAAGGCTGCTGTCGACAAATGGGGCAAGCTCAACATTATTGTCAACAACGCTGGCTTCACCGCCGACAAGATGGCGCACACTACCGATGACGCTACCTTCCAGCTGATGCTCGACTGTCACATCACTGCTCCCTTCCGCATCATCCGCGCTGCAGCTCCTTACTTCCGCATCAAGGACGAGAGCAAGCGCGAAAACATGGCCATCGTCAACGTATCGTCCACCTCGGGCACCCACGGAAACGTCGGACAAGTCAACTACTCGGCCGCCAAGTCTGGTGTGCTCGGCTTGACTAAGACCATGTGCAAGGAGTGGGGTCCGTTCGGCGTCCGTGTCAACTGCGTCGCTTTCGGCTGGATCAACACGCGTCTCACACAGGCCAAGGAGGCCGGGGCTTCCATCGAGATTGACGGAAAGAAGATCGCCCTTGGTATCCCGGGCCGTCCCACCGGTGGCGACTCCAAGCAGCAGTCGGTCACTGCTGTCGCCGACATTCCTCTCCGCAGACCAGGTGACGCTGAAGAGGCTGCCGCCTCGATTCTCTTCCTTGCCAGCCCTCTCGCCTCTTACGTCTCTGGCCAGATTCTCGAGGTAACTGGTGGTCGAGGTATCTGA